The following are encoded in a window of Dysidea avara chromosome 4, odDysAvar1.4, whole genome shotgun sequence genomic DNA:
- the LOC136252299 gene encoding uncharacterized protein isoform X2, with protein sequence MFANFILHTVCHHLKRTEKIGEDDHIKYLPLSVQQTLTQMEKVAFDGLVKDKIVFTMDDLPDDDPTCYGLLQSVESYCSDVIGLPVKSLNFLHLGMQEYFAAKYVATLPKCEVYALLDKSLFVTVLHDYYYDDLLDDGITDHYLDSDSKGVRFSNMWIMYFGLTGGQCNALKCYVATHRQKNYIRPPVSQIASSQRTSTANQKASLPISQDILNDSVKVLYLFQCLQEAEDVNLCKCLSELFDSSEIILQDHRLVPHQMVSLGFFISMLQRNLKELNLKSCAIGDHGICLLHHYLCGNTPSKLEITTIDLSGNNFTEASSLLIGDIIYHIHPQNLVVGVTVQDNGSRQRQGKSTHS encoded by the exons ATGTTTGCAAACTTCATCCTACACACAGTCTGTCACCATCTCAAGAGAACAGAAAAGATTGGTGAAGATGATCACATAAAATATTTACCACTGTCAGTCCAACAGACACTAACACAAATGGAGAAAGTGGCTTTTGATGGTCTTGTCAAAGACAAAATAGTGTTCACAATGGATGACTTACCTGACGATGATCCCACTTGTTATGGGCTATTACAATCTGTTGAAAGTTATTGTTCAGATGTAATTGGACTTCCAGTTAAATCATTGAACTTTCTACACTTGGGAATGCAAGAATATTTTGCTGCCAAATATGTTGCAACCTTACCAAAATGTGAGGTATACGCACTTTTAGATAAGTCACTGTTTGTTACTGTACTTCATGATTATTACTATGATGATTTGCTTGATGATGGCATAACTGATCATTATCTTGATTCGGATAGTAAGGGTGTCCGCTTCTCTAACATGTGGATCATGTACTTTGGTTTAACCGGTGGACAGTGTAACGCATTAAAATGCTATGTGGCAACACATAGGCAAAAGAATTACATACGTCCTCCCGTGTCACAAATTGCTTCTTCTCAAAGAACATCAACTGCTAATCAAAAGGCATCTTTACCTATCTCACAGGACATCTTGAATGACTCAGTGAAAGTTCTTTACTTGTTCCAGTGTTTACAAGAGGCCGAGGATGTTAACTTGTGCAAATGTTTATCTGAATTATTTGATAGTAGTGAGATTATCCTTCAAGATCATAGGCTTGTTCCTCACCAGATGGTGTCCCTGGGATTCTTCATATCAATGTTGCAAAGAAATTTGAAAGAACTAAACCTGAAAAGCTGTGCTATTGGAGATCATGGCATCTGTTTGTTACACCACTACCTTTGTGGAAATACACCAAGCAAACTAGAAATAACAACAATTGACCTTAGCGGCAATAACTTCACTGAAGCATCTTCACTACTGATTGGTGACATCATTTATCACATTCATCCTCAAAAT CTGGTAGTTGGTGTCACCGTGCAAGACAATGGATCTCGCCAAAGGCAAGGCAAATCCACTCACTCATGA
- the LOC136252299 gene encoding uncharacterized protein isoform X1, which translates to MFANFILHTVCHHLKRTEKIGEDDHIKYLPLSVQQTLTQMEKVAFDGLVKDKIVFTMDDLPDDDPTCYGLLQSVESYCSDVIGLPVKSLNFLHLGMQEYFAAKYVATLPKCEVYALLDKSLFVTVLHDYYYDDLLDDGITDHYLDSDSKGVRFSNMWIMYFGLTGGQCNALKCYVATHRQKNYIRPPVSQIASSQRTSTANQKASLPISQDILNDSVKVLYLFQCLQEAEDVNLCKCLSELFDSSEIILQDHRLVPHQMVSLGFFISMLQRNLKELNLKSCAIGDHGICLLHHYLCGNTPSKLEITTIDLSGNNFTEASSLLIGDIIYHIHPQNVNLAGNKITAIRNISTAVINTNTVKTLTAKYKYSNI; encoded by the coding sequence ATGTTTGCAAACTTCATCCTACACACAGTCTGTCACCATCTCAAGAGAACAGAAAAGATTGGTGAAGATGATCACATAAAATATTTACCACTGTCAGTCCAACAGACACTAACACAAATGGAGAAAGTGGCTTTTGATGGTCTTGTCAAAGACAAAATAGTGTTCACAATGGATGACTTACCTGACGATGATCCCACTTGTTATGGGCTATTACAATCTGTTGAAAGTTATTGTTCAGATGTAATTGGACTTCCAGTTAAATCATTGAACTTTCTACACTTGGGAATGCAAGAATATTTTGCTGCCAAATATGTTGCAACCTTACCAAAATGTGAGGTATACGCACTTTTAGATAAGTCACTGTTTGTTACTGTACTTCATGATTATTACTATGATGATTTGCTTGATGATGGCATAACTGATCATTATCTTGATTCGGATAGTAAGGGTGTCCGCTTCTCTAACATGTGGATCATGTACTTTGGTTTAACCGGTGGACAGTGTAACGCATTAAAATGCTATGTGGCAACACATAGGCAAAAGAATTACATACGTCCTCCCGTGTCACAAATTGCTTCTTCTCAAAGAACATCAACTGCTAATCAAAAGGCATCTTTACCTATCTCACAGGACATCTTGAATGACTCAGTGAAAGTTCTTTACTTGTTCCAGTGTTTACAAGAGGCCGAGGATGTTAACTTGTGCAAATGTTTATCTGAATTATTTGATAGTAGTGAGATTATCCTTCAAGATCATAGGCTTGTTCCTCACCAGATGGTGTCCCTGGGATTCTTCATATCAATGTTGCAAAGAAATTTGAAAGAACTAAACCTGAAAAGCTGTGCTATTGGAGATCATGGCATCTGTTTGTTACACCACTACCTTTGTGGAAATACACCAAGCAAACTAGAAATAACAACAATTGACCTTAGCGGCAATAACTTCACTGAAGCATCTTCACTACTGATTGGTGACATCATTTATCACATTCATCCTCAAAATGTAAATTTGGCTGGTAATAAAATTACTGCTATTAGAAACATTTCTACTGCCGTAATCAACACTAATACAGTCAAAACATTAACtgctaaatacaaatactcaaatATTTGA